From a single Williamwhitmania sp. genomic region:
- a CDS encoding gliding motility-associated C-terminal domain-containing protein: protein MTLIFSVKHSAGQNLPSACVGTVEKYGVKGLNGTSIFSWSIVGPGGFTVPSVNIQVFAKGDSIAVTWDNNFVGGVYSFMVTETTPWGCVGAPYEQDVVINSPTIFVPVGALPELLKFCQNGNITIDPGSSYKNYLWQDGSKDQTFITNTAGTYRVRLIGADYSCSYDTTQVTINPLPVVNLGRDTSLCGGQALMLDAYNSTVTSYLWSSGDITSNLLVGAGLSQNIWVQVTDENGCVNSDSIKIGLCDPNHMRIPYVFTPNGDGANDKWEIPDFVFFTDVDIRVYNRYGKEV, encoded by the coding sequence GTGACTCTGATATTCAGTGTAAAACACAGCGCTGGGCAAAATTTGCCCAGCGCCTGTGTAGGCACTGTTGAAAAGTACGGGGTCAAAGGGCTCAATGGCACCTCCATTTTTTCGTGGAGCATTGTGGGGCCCGGCGGCTTTACTGTACCATCAGTTAACATTCAAGTATTCGCCAAAGGTGATTCCATTGCCGTTACGTGGGACAATAATTTTGTAGGTGGAGTTTACTCTTTTATGGTTACCGAAACCACCCCTTGGGGTTGTGTTGGCGCACCATATGAGCAGGATGTGGTTATCAACTCTCCAACCATTTTTGTGCCAGTAGGCGCATTGCCAGAGTTGCTTAAATTTTGCCAGAACGGCAATATTACCATCGACCCGGGTTCTTCTTATAAGAACTACCTATGGCAGGATGGGTCAAAAGATCAAACATTCATTACCAATACTGCTGGAACTTATAGGGTTCGGCTTATAGGGGCCGATTACAGCTGCTCCTACGATACTACGCAGGTAACCATTAATCCGCTACCTGTTGTTAACCTTGGCCGCGACACCTCTCTCTGCGGTGGTCAGGCACTTATGCTAGATGCATACAATTCAACAGTTACCAGCTACTTGTGGAGCTCAGGCGATATTACCAGCAACCTGCTTGTAGGAGCTGGACTTTCCCAAAATATTTGGGTTCAGGTAACCGACGAAAACGGTTGCGTGAACTCCGATTCAATTAAAATTGGCCTATGCGACCCCAATCACATGCGCATTCCGTACGTGTTTACCCCCAATGGCGATGGTGCCAACGATAAATGGGAGATTCCCGATTTCGTTTTCTTCACCGATGTCGATATAAGGGTGTATAACCGTTATGGCAAAGAGGTAT
- a CDS encoding tetratricopeptide repeat protein, which produces MKNTFLYVGVAILLILVVFFMEKPRWAGNSYVKAKELADSAKYEQALHKIDFALMLSTKPEYLDLKGVILQGKGNDSLAITFFNQSIALDSTIALPYLHKGISLKNQQKWDAALKVLNKAISINGSLAKAYYNRGIVEAGLLRFDDAIADYIKSAQLGGTSQETFYKMGASVEALNDFNKAIASYSKLIESGVANFDAYKNRGIFRVKLKDYKDGEQDLLKATSLNSKDADAYYYLGLAQANNGELDNALKAYNTALALDGKNSSVFYSRGMLYMQKKDFKKCFADLNKAIALKPDYKKAVFSLATAKAISGDYKGSLAAFNRAVELDPNNADAYYNRAVTKGILGMHKEAIVDYDKALQLNPNNAEAYYNRGISKMNLKDEAGGCNDFKKALDMGYAPAKDMVKIYCPEKK; this is translated from the coding sequence ATGAAGAATACTTTCCTCTACGTAGGCGTAGCTATTTTGCTGATTTTGGTGGTGTTTTTTATGGAAAAGCCGAGGTGGGCTGGTAACTCCTACGTTAAGGCTAAGGAGCTTGCCGATTCTGCAAAGTATGAGCAAGCGTTGCACAAAATTGACTTTGCCCTAATGCTTTCCACAAAGCCCGAATACCTCGATCTCAAAGGGGTAATTCTTCAAGGCAAGGGTAACGATAGCTTGGCCATAACGTTTTTCAATCAGTCGATCGCACTGGACAGCACCATTGCGCTGCCCTACCTGCACAAGGGTATTTCGCTAAAGAATCAGCAAAAATGGGACGCTGCGCTTAAGGTTTTAAATAAAGCCATATCGATCAACGGTTCCCTAGCCAAAGCATACTATAATAGAGGTATTGTTGAGGCCGGCCTTCTCCGGTTCGACGATGCCATTGCCGATTATATAAAGAGCGCCCAGCTGGGAGGGACAAGCCAGGAGACCTTTTACAAGATGGGGGCTTCGGTGGAGGCGCTCAACGACTTTAACAAGGCCATTGCGAGCTACAGCAAGCTCATCGAAAGCGGTGTTGCCAACTTTGATGCCTACAAGAACAGGGGTATTTTTCGTGTTAAGCTAAAAGACTATAAAGATGGCGAGCAGGACCTGCTGAAGGCTACCAGCCTAAACAGTAAGGATGCAGATGCATATTACTACCTTGGCCTTGCACAAGCCAATAATGGAGAGCTAGATAATGCCTTAAAGGCATACAATACAGCCTTGGCGCTTGATGGGAAAAACTCCAGCGTGTTCTACAGCCGTGGAATGCTCTACATGCAGAAAAAGGATTTTAAGAAATGCTTTGCCGACCTTAACAAGGCCATTGCGCTAAAACCTGACTACAAGAAGGCAGTGTTCAGCCTTGCAACAGCAAAGGCAATAAGTGGTGACTACAAGGGTAGCTTGGCAGCCTTTAACCGAGCAGTGGAGCTCGACCCCAACAATGCCGATGCCTACTACAACCGCGCCGTAACCAAGGGAATTCTTGGAATGCACAAGGAGGCGATTGTTGACTATGATAAGGCTTTGCAATTAAATCCAAATAATGCTGAGGCTTATTACAACCGAGGAATCTCCAAAATGAATCTTAAGGATGAGGCTGGGGGTTGTAATGATTTCAAAAAGGCACTCGATATGGGTTATGCACCTGCAAAAGACATGGTCAAAATTTATTGTCCTGAAAAGAAATAA